CCTGTAAATGTTATACCCCAACGGTCCGTATTGTAACCAACAGTAAGGTTAAATGTATGGCGTTGATCCCAGCTCATTGGAATATATCTGATTATAGGGTCCATATTATTCCCTTCACGATTAAAATTCTGCTCCGGGGTATCAGCATTACCTCGAGTGTATTGTAACGTATAATTTAAAAACAATGATATCGGTCCTCTTACAAAATCAAGTTTTACCTCAAGACCTCGTGCATTACCATAATCTTTATTTGTATATATACCATAGCGAATCTGGTTATAGGTTGTCATAACCTTTGTGCTTAATAAATTATAAATATCCCTATAAAAAAGGGTTACTTCTAATCCCAGGTCCCTAATTAGTTCCTGCCACAAGCCAACCTCATATGTAACCGTTTTTTGAGCCTTGAGCTGAGGGTTACCCATGGTGGCTTCGAAATCCCTTGGACCTACTAAGTGGGAATGATTTTGATAAAAAGCATATAAAGGAGGTGTTTGGAAAAAGTGTCCATAACTGAAATGAAGTATGGCAGTTGAACCTAATTGATATGCCAGACCAAATCTTGGGCTTATTTGAACCTTCGGATCTGCTTTTACATATTTAGACATCATTGAATCTGGCAATGACAATTGGTTTGCAGGATTTCTGAGATCCGTAGGATATGTCGTGTTCGGATCGAAATAATCGTATCTTAAACCTATATTGATAACCATCTCATTAAATTCCATTTTATCTTGAATATAAAGTGAATATTCATATGGTTTTACAACATAAACATCTGACCATCTTGTAGAATCGGGATAAATTACCGGCTGGTACACTAAATTTGCAGAGTCTGTCCCAGCATATTTGTTTCTGATTACATGGTATTGGTTATCCAGTATATGCTGAGCATATTCAAATCCTGTTTTAAAACTATGATTTGTATTAGCCTGCCATGTCAGGTCAAATTTCGTTTTATAATCTGTCTGATATCTCTTAGTATGGGGTTTCCCCAGATATTCTCCAAACCTATTTCCTGCACCTTCCTGTCCGCCAGTATAGAAATAGCAACCATTATTATTTAAGAATCTATCATTAATATATCGGGAGTCATAAGGATTCTCATAATGGTAATTGCCATAATAATCATAAATTTTTGCCATCTTCAATTCATAAAATAGATTTGTTGAAATCATATGGTTTATCTGTATGGACAATAAATTATCTTTACCATAAGATTTAAGCTGACCGTCAGGATTATATTTAAACGTATGATTGTAGCTTTTCCAGCTCGACAAACTTGTATTATACAACAGCGATAATTTAAATTTGGAAAATGGTTTGAAGGTAAATTTAGTCATAAGTGACTGGTTTTTATTCCAATTCATAGGCACAAATTTATTATCCCCTGTATTTTCAGAATACCATTCAGTAGAATCCATAGAAGAAAAATCGCTATAATCAGTTATTCTGAATCTTCTGATTCCATTGAGATGCCCTTTATTATCCTGTTTTCTATAATTTATAAAAAATGTTAAAAAGTCTTTTATGATTGGACCACTTAATTGGAATTTATAATCTTTATTTCTATCGATTTCTGCCTCATCGATCCCGATAAATATTTCATCATGTGTGGTAAAGTAATTTGAAAAGCTACCTGATATAAAGCCATGAAAATCATTTCCGCCTTCCCTCGTTACCATATTGACGACACCACTCATCGCCTGCCCGTACTCTGCATTAAAAGTGCCTGTAATCACTTCAAGATCTTGAACGGCTTCTGGCTCCAGCATAACTGCAGAATAATTACCAGTAAAAAGTTCATCCACACGCAAACCATCAATCATATAGGAAACCTCGTAAGATCTGCCACCCCTGAAATGGCCTGCAACAACTCC
The Candidatus Neomarinimicrobiota bacterium DNA segment above includes these coding regions:
- a CDS encoding TonB-dependent receptor, whose amino-acid sequence is MKNSKIWLLIILTFFISNSIFAQTTGKIAGTITDAKTGDKIPGANIWLEGSTIGTASDENGNYYLINVPPGEYTLVVQVIGYKTEKITGVKVSVNRTTYIDVDLDQTSIEGETVVVEADRIAIKKDQTSTIKNVSQDQIEKMPVENVATIVNMQAGVVAGHFRGGRSYEVSYMIDGLRVDELFTGNYSAVMLEPEAVQDLEVITGTFNAEYGQAMSGVVNMVTREGGNDFHGFISGSFSNYFTTHDEIFIGIDEAEIDRNKDYKFQLSGPIIKDFLTFFINYRKQDNKGHLNGIRRFRITDYSDFSSMDSTEWYSENTGDNKFVPMNWNKNQSLMTKFTFKPFSKFKLSLLYNTSLSSWKSYNHTFKYNPDGQLKSYGKDNLLSIQINHMISTNLFYELKMAKIYDYYGNYHYENPYDSRYINDRFLNNNGCYFYTGGQEGAGNRFGEYLGKPHTKRYQTDYKTKFDLTWQANTNHSFKTGFEYAQHILDNQYHVIRNKYAGTDSANLVYQPVIYPDSTRWSDVYVVKPYEYSLYIQDKMEFNEMVINIGLRYDYFDPNTTYPTDLRNPANQLSLPDSMMSKYVKADPKVQISPRFGLAYQLGSTAILHFSYGHFFQTPPLYAFYQNHSHLVGPRDFEATMGNPQLKAQKTVTYEVGLWQELIRDLGLEVTLFYRDIYNLLSTKVMTTYNQIRYGIYTNKDYGNARGLEVKLDFVRGPISLFLNYTLQYTRGNADTPEQNFNREGNNMDPIIRYIPMSWDQRHTFNLTVGYNTDRWGITFTGYYNSGTPYTWSPIPENRISRLNLYPNNDYISQSYSVDATGYYDIISIKRFELRMEWSIYNLFDRLNEVWVNGQTGRAYTAIVRPSDLESYRSNFSTYDETYKNPSAYSVPRTIKIGLVLSF